The Magnolia sinica isolate HGM2019 chromosome 3, MsV1, whole genome shotgun sequence genome includes the window CCTATATTTTGCCAGCATTTGGATGAACTATTGATTCGGATTCGATTATGAATCTAATAAAGTTATAATAAACAAATTGTGATATCCTCCCTTTGGATTCATATTGATTCATTTGGACTTCAAATTTCAATCAAGTTGGGACTTGAAAGAAATAGAACTGTAATTCAAGAGCTACTTCCTTGCTATGAATGCTAGGAAAACATCACTATTTTTTCTAAGTCCTCTTGATTAAGCTAAGTTCTCAATGCCTTACATTTGTGTAATTTGAATTGTAATTGAATTCATGGATGCAGATTTCTCAACAAGGCGGCTGTGAAAACCAACCTAGACTCTCCATGGACGCTCTGTCCAGTCACCCAAGTAGAAGAAACAAAACAAATGCTACGAATGATTCCAATCTTATTTGCAACCTTTATTCCAAGCACGATGATCGCTCAAGTCCATACGCTTTTCATCAAGCAAGGTACAACGCTGAAGAGACACATCGGTTCCAGCTTCAAGATTCCCCCTGCCAGCTTAGCCGGCTTTGTAACACTTACCATGCTCATCTGTGTTGTGATATATGACCGTTGCTTCGTTAAGATCATGAGAAAGTGGACCAAGAATCCGAGGGGGATCACCCTCCTCCAGAGGATGGGAATTGGCCTTCTCTTCCACATTGTGATCATGTTGACTGCATCTCTAACTGAAAGGCATAGACTGCAAGTCGCTAGAGATCATGGCGTAGTTCAAAATGGAGGGGAAGTTCCACTCACTATATTCGTCTTACTCCCTCAATTCGTGCTTATGGGAGTTGCAGACTCTTTCCTTGAGGTGGCAAAGATCGAATTCTTCTATGATCAGGCTCCAGAAGGAATGAAAAGCCTCGGGACCTCTTACTCCATGACGAGTCTTGGGATGGGGAACTTTCTTAGCAGTTTCCTTCTTTCAACGGTGTCCCACATCACTGAGAAACATGGCCACAAAGGGTGGATTCTGAATAATCTCAATGCCTCTCATCTGGACTACTATTACGCTTTCTTCGCTGTCTTGAACGTATtgaatttcattttcttcctaatTGTAGTCAAGCTCTATGTATATAAAGCCGAGGTAACAGATTCGATGGAAATGATCGAAGGAGAAAATGGGAAGTTGGCATTGAGCACTAGTAACCATGAAGAAAATGGTAAGTTGGCATTGAGCACTAGTAACCATGAAGAAAACGGTAAGTTGGCATTGAGCACTAGTAACCATGAAGAAAATGGGAAGTTGGCATTGAGCGCTAGTAACCATGAAGTGTCATCAACTTAAATCTTATCACTCGATTTGATGGAGAAGAGCCTCTCATTCTTGTGGTATGTCATTTTGGGGTACATGTACCTAGACAAAAGTGGTCTTCTATGCATCAAGAAGCAATGACAGACAATGAAGTGAATCGTATTGGATGCCGGTTTTGAAAATCATGTGGTGTACCAACATTGAAGATTGCAGGGTAGGTGGTGTTTTGATATGGGGTGACATGTATCATATCATGGTCTGATTCAAAGTACAATGTATACCTTTTGGCTTATCAATCTGCCACAAACGAAAAGAGATTGTTGTATGAAAGTTTACAAGATACACAGAAAAAATTGGGTTGAAATAGGTAGTACATGGTTAGTACCATGAGATTGTTGTGTGAAAGTGTACAAGATACACAGAAAAAATTGGATTGAAATAGGTAGTACATGGTTAGTACAGTGATTAGACGCTGTTCTTGATCATGTGatgatggatggttctgatttcATGTCTTCTTTGAAAGATTCTTTGCATTCCCTCAATTTAAGCTTTCTGAGAACTCGAAGTGTCAGGCCAGAGCTCCATGCCAAGCGAAGTTGGATATAATAGTTACCATGTTGAGAAAAAGGCTCTACTCACCTTGTTCAGTTACCATGTTAAGAAAAAGGCTCTACTCACCTTAATGAACAAGTTTCGCATGATTTTTTATACACATTCATCCAGCATGTATCGCTCCTAAGGGACCCATATCAAGAAATGGTTGGATAATCGAGAGCTGAGGTTTAATTCAGAAACGAACAGGTGGATTATAACCATCTTTGTATGTAACTTGAAAGCAgacaaatcaatggtctggatcatcctcTCAGCATGGTTCTTCAACCACGACCAATCCATAATTGGCATCCAAAAGGATGAACCATTCCATTTATTCTGTTAGACAggctcacatgccttgtataccttgtataccttgtatagctagtataccttgtatagtttgtTTCCATGGGTAGAGgaatctgattttattattttccttgtatagatgactgtaatctctatatattcaacccctttgggttgtctcaaatacagaaaatctTTTAGCTCCTCTCTGTTTTCATATTCAACCATCTAGGCATTGGGGCCGCAATACAGAAAACTAGCTTAGATCAAAATAAGATCAAAGAATCTCAAAACAagaagaggtagagagagagagagagagagagagagagagagagagagagagagagagagagggccatgGAAATTCCATCTCAAATGCTTTCAGGATTTCATTTATATTACTATTCCCAAAACAAAACACAAACTAAACTACAACAGGTTTTTCCTGCTATTTCCATCATCCTCCATGCTTGCATTCTCTTCAATACCAGCCTTGTTAGGCAATCCCGAGTCCTGCAATTCTATCTTTGATTCAATAATATCAACACTATAAGAATATGATTTTGCAACAACCACGAAACAAACAAGGTTCAGAGCAGTAATCACAGCCAAAAACGTGTAATAGTAGTCCAAGTGAGAGATATTTAAATTGTTTTGCACCCACCCATTCCCACCATTCCTCTTAGTTATATCAGTTACTGTTGTAAGTAGGAAACTACTAAGAAAATTTCCAATTCCCAAACTAGTAGTGAAATATGATGTTCCCAAGCTCTTCATTCCTTGTGGCGCCTGATCATAGAAGAACTCGATCTTGGCCACTTCCACGAACGCGTCGGCAATCCCCGTCAACGCGAACTGTGGCAGGAGTATGAAGATGGTGAGAGGGACTACCCCTTTGGGCTGTGTGATGCCGTGGTTCCTCGCGACTTCTAGCCTCTTCCTTTCGAAGATGGCTGCGATGGTCAAGATGATCACATGCATCACTAGGCCAATCCCCATCCTTTGCAACAATGTGATCCCTCTAGGATTGTGGGTGTACTTCCTGATTGCCGGGACGAAATATCGGTCATAGATCACGATGCTGATCAGCATGAAGATGGTTACAAAGGCAGTTAGGCTGGCTGGAGGGATTTCAAATTTGGGTCCCATGTGTCTGTCCAAAGTGGTCCCCTGTTTGATAAAGAGGGTGTGGACTTGGGCGATCATGGTGCTTGGTATGAATGTCACGATCAAAATCGGGAGCATTTTGATCATTTGCTTGGTTTCCTCCACTTGGGTCACTGAGCATAGCATCCATGGCGTGGCCAGACCGGTCTTTACTGCCGCCTTGTCGAGAAACCTACAAGCATAAGGTAACTAAGTTATCATTGATGTGTTGTTAGGAACTTCAAAACCAACATATTAGAAAGAACAGTTGAACAGGTGACTAGAGGTGCATGTGGGTTTAGCAAAAACTCTAAAACTAACCTGTGACCTATTAACCCTGTGGTCGAACCAGATCTATTTAAAGCCCATGAAGCCTAAGCCCGACCCAACCCGTTGCATTGTAATTCAGTCTCAACCAACCCGACCTAATCCTGCATGACCCAGCCAATGTTTAAGAAAGGGACATGGTGACCGATGAGTTGGGCCATCGCTAAGCAAATCCTGACCATTAATCTGTTGcatcccaccttgatgcagggagggacgtgatgaggttgatcaccgtctttctcAGGGAATATCTACTCCGAATCTActgagctctctggactcctcacaaagcttccttgaatccacgagggataaaattagaaataatttctaataaattcaaaataaattagtcgatgaattttttttttttttttaaaattttgaaattacaaTACTTCAACTAATGAGCTTAAACCTAAGACTGAGTTTTAGACTCttaactccaactcaaacaccctaaaaacgtgactcattatttatagacggtctccattcctactagactttatggtttttggccaaaaataataagtgctCAATTTAGcataaccacattattctcctgaCTTTTCTAAGACTTTCCATTTTGGGCACGGCTCTtataactcaaaggatcaaaagttatactccaactaaaacttactatttatagaaaaaatgaaaagaaaagagacttttgaccatcgatctgatggaa containing:
- the LOC131240516 gene encoding protein NRT1/ PTR FAMILY 5.2-like isoform X3 yields the protein MTPILGAYIADAHLGRYWTFVIASCIYLAGMSLLTLAVSIPWLKPPHCNGPCEPISTYKAVVFYFALYTIAVGTGGTKPNISTMGADQFDDFEPRERVQKLSFFNWWMFSIFFGTLFSNTFLVYIQDNVGWALGYGLPTFGLALSLLVFLVGTPFYRHKLPSGSPFTKMARVLVAALRKSKVPVPTNPKELHELGLEEYAKAGKFRIDYTPSLRFLDKAAVKTGLATPWMLCSVTQVEETKQMIKMLPILIVTFIPSTMIAQVHTLFIKQGTTLDRHMGPKFEIPPASLTAFVTIFMLISIVIYDRYFVPAIRKYTHNPRGITLLQRMGIGLVMHVIILTIAAIFERKRLEVARNHGITQPKGVVPLTIFILLPQFALTGIADAFVEVAKIEFFYDQAPQGMKSLGTSYFTTSLGIGNFLSSFLLTTVTDITKRNGGNGWVQNNLNISHLDYYYTFLAVITALNLVCFVVVAKSYSYSVDIIESKIELQDSGLPNKAGIEENASMEDDGNSRKNLL
- the LOC131240516 gene encoding protein NRT1/ PTR FAMILY 5.2-like isoform X4 is translated as MSLLTLAVSIPWLKPPHCNGPCEPISTYKAVVFYFALYTIAVGTGGTKPNISTMGADQFDDFEPRERVQKLSFFNWWMFSIFFGTLFSNTFLVYIQDNVGWALGYGLPTFGLALSLLVFLVGTPFYRHKLPSGSPFTKMARVLVAALRKSKVPVPTNPKELHELGLEEYAKAGKFRIDYTPSLRFLDKAAVKTGLATPWMLCSVTQVEETKQMIKMLPILIVTFIPSTMIAQVHTLFIKQGTTLDRHMGPKFEIPPASLTAFVTIFMLISIVIYDRYFVPAIRKYTHNPRGITLLQRMGIGLVMHVIILTIAAIFERKRLEVARNHGITQPKGVVPLTIFILLPQFALTGIADAFVEVAKIEFFYDQAPQGMKSLGTSYFTTSLGIGNFLSSFLLTTVTDITKRNGGNGWVQNNLNISHLDYYYTFLAVITALNLVCFVVVAKSYSYSVDIIESKIELQDSGLPNKAGIEENASMEDDGNSRKNLL
- the LOC131240515 gene encoding protein NRT1/ PTR FAMILY 5.2-like is translated as MVSCVETARGDFTQDGSVDLKGNPVRRSERGGWKACGFVVVYEVFERLAFYGISSNLVLYMTKKLHQGTVSSSNNVTNWAGTVWLMPILGAYVADAHLGRYRTFSIASCIYLSGMCLLTLAVSLPSLKPPPCHLDNIADCKKASTFQLGVFFCGLYILAVGTGGTKPNISTIGADQFDDFEPKERAHKLSFFNWWMFSIFFGTLFANTVLVYIQDNVGWTLGYGLPTLGLAISVAIFLAGTPFYRHKLPSGSPFTRMARVIVAALSKWRVPLPNDPKELYELDLEEYARKHKFRIDSTPSLRFLNKAAVKTNLDSPWTLCPVTQVEETKQMLRMIPILFATFIPSTMIAQVHTLFIKQGTTLKRHIGSSFKIPPASLAGFVTLTMLICVVIYDRCFVKIMRKWTKNPRGITLLQRMGIGLLFHIVIMLTASLTERHRLQVARDHGVVQNGGEVPLTIFVLLPQFVLMGVADSFLEVAKIEFFYDQAPEGMKSLGTSYSMTSLGMGNFLSSFLLSTVSHITEKHGHKGWILNNLNASHLDYYYAFFAVLNVLNFIFFLIVVKLYVYKAEVTDSMEMIEGENGKLALSTSNHEENGKLALSTSNHEENGKLALSTSNHEENGKLALSASNHEVSST
- the LOC131240516 gene encoding protein NRT1/ PTR FAMILY 5.2-like isoform X1, with product MAVVEEKGVRDGLDDFTQDGSVDLKGQPILRSKGGRWTACSFIVAYEVFERMSYYGIATNLILYLSNKLQEGTVTASNNVTNWVGTVWMTPILGAYIADAHLGRYWTFVIASCIYLAGMSLLTLAVSIPWLKPPHCNGPCEPISTYKAVVFYFALYTIAVGTGGTKPNISTMGADQFDDFEPRERVQKLSFFNWWMFSIFFGTLFSNTFLVYIQDNVGWALGYGLPTFGLALSLLVFLVGTPFYRHKLPSGSPFTKMARVLVAALRKSKVPVPTNPKELHELGLEEYAKAGKFRIDYTPSLRFLDKAAVKTGLATPWMLCSVTQVEETKQMIKMLPILIVTFIPSTMIAQVHTLFIKQGTTLDRHMGPKFEIPPASLTAFVTIFMLISIVIYDRYFVPAIRKYTHNPRGITLLQRMGIGLVMHVIILTIAAIFERKRLEVARNHGITQPKGVVPLTIFILLPQFALTGIADAFVEVAKIEFFYDQAPQGMKSLGTSYFTTSLGIGNFLSSFLLTTVTDITKRNGGNGWVQNNLNISHLDYYYTFLAVITALNLVCFVVVAKSYSYSVDIIESKIELQDSGLPNKAGIEENASMEDDGNSRKNLL
- the LOC131240516 gene encoding protein NRT1/ PTR FAMILY 5.2-like isoform X2; translation: MAVVEEKGVRDGLDDFTQDGSVDLKGQPILRSKGGRWTACSFILQEGTVTASNNVTNWVGTVWMTPILGAYIADAHLGRYWTFVIASCIYLAGMSLLTLAVSIPWLKPPHCNGPCEPISTYKAVVFYFALYTIAVGTGGTKPNISTMGADQFDDFEPRERVQKLSFFNWWMFSIFFGTLFSNTFLVYIQDNVGWALGYGLPTFGLALSLLVFLVGTPFYRHKLPSGSPFTKMARVLVAALRKSKVPVPTNPKELHELGLEEYAKAGKFRIDYTPSLRFLDKAAVKTGLATPWMLCSVTQVEETKQMIKMLPILIVTFIPSTMIAQVHTLFIKQGTTLDRHMGPKFEIPPASLTAFVTIFMLISIVIYDRYFVPAIRKYTHNPRGITLLQRMGIGLVMHVIILTIAAIFERKRLEVARNHGITQPKGVVPLTIFILLPQFALTGIADAFVEVAKIEFFYDQAPQGMKSLGTSYFTTSLGIGNFLSSFLLTTVTDITKRNGGNGWVQNNLNISHLDYYYTFLAVITALNLVCFVVVAKSYSYSVDIIESKIELQDSGLPNKAGIEENASMEDDGNSRKNLL